In the genome of Xanthomonas hortorum pv. pelargonii, the window AGCACGGTGTCGCCCAGCGGCGGCGTCGACGGCAGATACACGCCGCGCCCATCCACCGGGTTGATCTGCGCAGCGCCGTAGCGCTCCAGCAACCCATACTGCTTGGAAACCTGATAGTCCTCCTGACCATGACCGGGTGCGGTATGTACAGCGCCGGTACCGTCTTCGGCGGACACGTGATCGCCCAGCAGCAGCGGGATCTCGCGCTCGGCATAGAACGGGTGGTTCAGCAGCATCTGTTCCAGCGCCGCGCCCTTGGCATGGCCGTGCACTACCACTGTTTCCACGCCGTAACGCAGCAGTGCCTTGCCGGCCAACGCCTCGGCGATCACCAACCAACGCGGCTGGCCGCGATCGGCCGGGCCTTCGACCAGCACGTAATCCAGGTCCGCGCCCAGGCTCACCGCCAGCGAGGCCGGCAGCGTCCACGGGGTGGTGGTCCAGATCGGCACCGCCACGCCCACGCCCGTCGGTAGCGTCGCGCCGAATGCGGCAGCGACAGCGCCCGGATCGCGCGCCGGATAGGCGATATCCACCGTCGGCGACACCTTGTCGGCGTATTCGATCTCGGCCTCGGCCAAGGCCGAGCCGCAATCGAAGCACCAGTGCACCGGCTTCACGCCGCGGGTCAGATGGCCGTTGTCGACCACCTTGGCCAGCGCGCGGATTTCATTGGCTTCGAAGCGGAAATCCAGCGTCTTGTACGGGTTGTCCCAATCGCCGATCACGCCCAGGCGCTTGAAGTCGCGCCGCTGTAGATCGATCTGCTCGGTGGCGTATTCGCGGCACTTCTGGCGGAACTGCGCCGCATCCAGCTTCACGCCGACCTTGCCGTACTTCTTCTCGATCGCGATCTCGATCGGCAGGCCGTGGCAGTCCCAGCCCGGGATGTACGGCGCATCGAAGCCAGCCAGATACTTGGACTTGACGATGATGTCCTTGAGGATCTTGTTGACCGCATGGCCCAGATGGATCTGGCCGTTGGCATACGGCGGGCCGTCGTGCAGCACGAACAGCGGGCGCCCTGCCGCGTTGGCGCGCAGTTGCGCGTACAGCCCCTCGCGCTCCCAGCGTTCCAGCATCGCCGGCTCGCGCTTGGGCAGGTCGCCACGCATCGGAAACTCCGTCGCGGGCAGATGGAGCGTGGCTTTGTAGTCGTGGGTCACAGGTCTCTACCGTTGCGCTGCGTTGTCTGAAGCGTCTGCACTTGCATGTGCAGACGTTTGCGAGGAGCTCGCATGTTTATTGTCCGCACATGGAGGTGCGGGTTCTTGAGAGGGACTCGCATTAAGTAGCGCACGCGCCTGCTCGGCATCGCGATGCATCTGCACGGTCAGCGCCTCCAGGCCATCGAACTTTTCTTCGTCGCGCAGCTTGGCGACGAATTCGACCTCGATGTGGCGGCCGTACAAATCGCCCTGAAAATCGAACAGATGCGCTTCCAGCAGCGGCTCCACACCGGCCACCGTCGGGCGGGTGCCAAAGCTCGAGACCGACGGCCACGGCTGATCGGCCACACCATGCACCCAGGTTGCGTAAATGCCCGACAGCGCCGGCGTGCGCGGAAAGCGCAAGTTGGCAGTGGGGTAACCCAGCGTGCGCCCAAGCTGCTTGCCGCGCACCACCCGCCCGCCGATGGCGTACGGGCGGCCAAGCAGTTCGCCGGCATGCGCAAACTCGCCCGTGCCCAGCAGCTCGCGAATGCGCGTGGCCGAAATGCGCTCGCCGCGCAGATGCACCGGGGCAATCTCGCCAGCCACGAACCCGTATTGCTCACCGAGCACGCGCAGCAGGCCGATATCGCCGCCACGCCGGT includes:
- a CDS encoding bifunctional riboflavin kinase/FAD synthetase, translating into MSRLFRDVEGGTLFPHGSVVCIGAFDGLHLGHRALVQHAVERARALGVPAVAVSFEPLPREFFAPAAPPPRLTLARAKIEGLYGLGADSVGMIRFDGHLAAMSAEDFVRLALVGRLCAREVWIGPEFRFGHRRGGDIGLLRVLGEQYGFVAGEIAPVHLRGERISATRIRELLGTGEFAHAGELLGRPYAIGGRVVRGKQLGRTLGYPTANLRFPRTPALSGIYATWVHGVADQPWPSVSSFGTRPTVAGVEPLLEAHLFDFQGDLYGRHIEVEFVAKLRDEEKFDGLEALTVQMHRDAEQARALLNASPSQEPAPPCADNKHASSSQTSAHASADASDNAAQR